The Syngnathus scovelli strain Florida chromosome 21, RoL_Ssco_1.2, whole genome shotgun sequence DNA segment TGGCGAAAGAGGAGTTAATACGTCTGCATGTTCAAAAAGAACTAACAGTGTCATGGATGAGCAAGCAAATTGATTGGCCGCAGGTTGCACGATGTCTTGTGCCGTGCTTTGCGGTttcctgctgctactgctgctcgtGGACGCGGCACTGACGTGGTCCTTGTGGCACGGCCTGCTTGGGGGGGCGGCGGCAGCGGAGCAGTGGCCCCGGGCCTGGGCCGCCGCGGCGCTCAAGTGGGCGCTCCTCCACGCCGTTGTGCACGCAGCGGCGGTCGCCAAGAATCAGCGGGCGGTGCTAGGCAGGCTGGCCACCCTGCTCGTCCTCTTGCCGACGGTGCTCCAAAGAGGCCTCGAGCCCCCCGGGTTGGGCGCTCTGCTGCAGGTGGCGCTGTGCTCGGGGCTGAGCTGCCTATGTTGGGAAGCGGGCTTCGGCGGTGGCGGAGGGTCGGCGCCAGAGAGCCAACCGGCGCCGGACGCCGGCCTCCTGCTCACCAGGTTGCTTGGGTACCTCAGACCCAACCAGCTTTCCCTGATGGCGGGCTTCGGCGTCATCACCCTAGCCGTGGCCTGTAAGCAAATGGCGGCCAAACCGGCGTGACGTTTCCTAACGCTAAATTGAGTTGCGTGGTCCAGGCGACACGCTGGTCCCGCTGTTGCAGGGCACGGTGACGGACGTGCTTCGGGACGGGGCGCTGGACTCCGCTTTCTACTCGGCGCTGGGAACGCTGGTGTTCTTCTCGGCGGGCAGCTGCCTTTTCTCGGGTTTGCGGTCTAGATTCTTCAAGATGGCGCACGCTTGCCTCAACAAGCGCCTGAAGGTGGCGCTGTTCCGCTCGCTGCTGGCCCAGGAAGTGCTCTTCTTCCAGGAGAACGATCCAGGTAAGCGCGCGCTGCCAGCCGCCAGAGTTCGAGAAGCTGAAGGCGGCGGCTgagccccccccaccaccaccaccaggcaGTCTCTGTTCCCGCCTGCACTCGGACGTGAACAAGATGGGCCTGACGGTGGGGCTCAACGCCAACGCCGTGCTACGCAGCTCCGTCAAGACCGTCCTGATGCTGGCGGCCATGTTGTATCTGTCGCGTCCGCTCACGGCGCTGGCGTGCATCGAGATCCCCGTCATGGCCGCGCTGCAGAGACGACAAGTCCGCTGTCACAAGGTCGGCAAACCAGGACAATAAACGCAGACTAAGCGCGTGGACGAGGGGAGGCTGGAGCCACATTTACGCACAATTGATGAAGGCCACCCTGTCTGACAGGAATCAAAGGAGCAGAAGCAGGACAGTCTGGCTCGCCTCAAAGAGCTCAGTCATCAGTCGCTGGGCGGAATCCGCAGCGTCCAAAGTTTTCGCGGCCAATCGCACGAAGCCCAAAGATTCCATCGAGAACTCGGACGGCTCAGAGACATCAACGTGCGAGACGGACGACACAAAGCTGTCTTCAAGCTCCTGAGTAGGGTGAGGCAGCCGGCGCGGGTCGGGTCGGCCTCCCCGTGCCATCTCGCCGCGGCCGCCGTCGTTAATTGCCTTCCTTCCGTCAGTTTGGCAGTTTGGCCACCAAGGTGGCGATGCTGCTGGCGGCTCGCTCCCTGGTGTCTGGCGGGCGGCTGAGCACCGGGACCCTCCTGACCTTCTTCTTGTTCCGGAAGCCCATGTCGCACAACCTCAAGGTGAGCGCCGCACTCGTTTGGCAAAGGGTTGGGGGGTCGGGGGGGGTATCCGCCGCCATCTCCTCTTTGTGGGTTTTGGTGAGATCAGTCGGCGTCGGCTCGTCTCCCCAGGAGATCTTTGTGTGCTACGGGGACACACTGGCCACGCTGGGCATCATCTCCAAAGTCTTCAGCTACCTGGACCGTCAACCCAAGTGCCGGCCGGCTGGCCAACTGGCGCCCGAGGCGCTCCGGGGCCAGGTGGTGTTCCGGAACGTCACCTTTGGCTACCCTTCCGTGTCGCCGGAAAAACCGGCGCTGAAGGTAAGCTGAGCTGGGCCTTGCCGGGCCGGGGCCGCTCGCCAGCTCACAGACGTTTGCGTCCAGGACGTGTCCATGGTGCTGGAGGCGGGCAAGGTGACGGCCCTGGTGGGCCCGTCGGGTAGCGGAAAGACGTCCTGCGCGGGGCTCCTCAAGCGACTGTACGAGCCGCAGCGGGGCGACATCCTGCTGGACGGACGGCCGCTGCACGCCTACGGCAACGCCTACCTCCACGGCAAGGTTGGCGGGGCGCCATCCAAAGGACGCTGACTGCAACGGCCGTGTCACGCGCCCGGCCTTTCCCCAGGTGGTTGCCGTTCCCCAGAATCCAGTTGTGCTGCGCGGCTCGCTGCGCTACAACGTGGAGTACGGCCTGGGGCCCTGCCGCACGGAGCAGCTGCAAGAGGCGGCCGCCAAGATCAAAGCCGAGCGGCTGCTGGCCAAGCTGGACACCGCCGAGGCCCAAGCAGGTAGGACGGCGCCTCGAAGGAGAGCGCTTTGGGCCGGGCCAAAGCGCCTCGGATGAGAGCGCTTTGGGCCGGGCCAAAGCGCCTTGGAGGAGACCGCTTTGGGCCGGGCCAAAGCGCCTTGGAGGAGACCGCTTTGGGCCGGGCCGGCCGACTCAAAAGCGAGCGCGCCGCTTCTCTCCGCTTCTCTCCGCTTCTCTCCGCTTCTATCCGCTTGCCGTGCCGCGCAGACGCCGATGAGGGCGGCGCGCATCTGTCAGAGGGCGAGAAGCAGAGCGTGGCGCTGCTGCGGGCCCTGCTGCGTCAGCCTCGGGTACTCATCCTGGACGAGGCCACCAGCCAGATGGACGTCCACGCGCAACAAGCCGTCAGTTGCACGCCACGCAGCTCGGACACCCGAAGGACACGCGGCGGCGGCTGATGTGTGCCGCCGACCCCGCAGGTCTTGGAGGAGGCGCTCAGGTGCGGCTGCACGGTCCTGATGGTGGCGCACCGTCTGAACTGCGCCGAGCGAGCCCACCGCATCATCTTCATGGAGGACGGCGTGGTGATGGAGCAGGGCACGCACGTGCAGCTGATGGCCAAGGGGGGGCGCTACTGGCAACTCAGGAAGGAGCTCTTGGACCACTGACCGTAACCCGTCTGCCCTGTGCTGACTGACCAACGGGCTTTTGCATCTGGAGTTGAAGACGGCGGATGGGAGGAAAAAGCAAGCTGAGCCTGGATTTGAGGCCACTATGTCTGACCTGTGAGAAGTCCAATAAATGCAAAACAAACGCGTTGATAGTCGATCCTTTATAATCACGTGAAATGTCACCAACACATCGTGTTTGTATGTCTCAGATAAATTTGGTGAACACTTCAACGTAAGAGCCAGCCAGCTCCGTTAGATCGACCTTTGGGCGTAATGACACAAAAAGTACAGCAGAGGGCAGAAGAGGACAACAAACTGACcactaacgttttttttttttttttttaattcacaccTTGTACCCGGGTTCCAATTTTGggctaaggtttttttttttttttttcctcccccccccgCATCTCCTTTATTCAActatttcattattttcttcTTTGGCCATCGTGTTCAGCATGCAGCTGAGTGCAAAATGACAAGCGTGTCAGTCGCGTGACGCTGACGTCATTCGGAGGTGAGCTGCCAAATGGCATGCGGGTGGCGGGAACCGTTAGCGGCAAGCTCAGTAAGTCATGCTAACCTCTCAGCATcgcgtggctggctggctggcccgcAGTCGAATGCCTTTCGATTGATGAAAACAGACTCGATAGCATTTTAGCTTGTGCGTTTAGCTTGATTTTAGCCTCTTATCCTAGCTTCACGTTGACTCTTACATTCAGCTTCCACATGTTAGCGTTAACTTGTtggtatgttgttgttttttttaaatggagtcTTCATGGTTAGCTTGTATACCCAAGCCTACATTTGAGCTGTGGAAAAGAGAAATTTGATTGCAACTGGACTAGCATGGTTAAATCAAAGCTTACCTTTGTGTTAGCGTACATTTAGCTTGTGTCCCCATGTAAGTCTTGTGCTATGCTATTGGGGCGAGATTCGCCAATGTTAGCCTTTGCATGTTTGCTTTTACACTTGGCTTTATTTGAGCTTTTACATTTGAGCTTCATGTTAGCTTCTTCAGACGAGTTGCTAGCTTATGCATGTTGGCTTCTCCACCGTAGCATCATAATTAGCTTGGATATGTGGGCTTCATCTAAGTCTCCAGAAGACATTTCAAGTGACATACATCCATCCCTGTGTGAAAGAAGCGGCGCACTCCGTTCTTTGTTGATGGGTTCAcgcgtttgtgtttgtgtgtttgcttcCTGCTGCCGCGCCTGCCTGCTGCTTGCCTTTTATTTTTAGAAGCCATTAAAGGGCGACGGCCGTTTGGAATTTTCACGTGGTTTGACGTCGGCACTTGCCGGCGTCACAAAGAGGCAAAAACGTAAGGCCGTATTGACGTATCCATCCTCGATCGAAACGTTAAACGCCGGACGTGTACGGCCGGGGCGTCGGTGCTAGCCAATCAGGATCAAGCGTCGAGCGTTTGTCCATCAGCCCGTGAAGCCGACGTGCGTTTTTGTCCACTGACGAGCCAGCGAGGAGACGTCAAAAGTATCGATGGCGGAAGAGCTGTCGGTCGGCGGCGTGTTGAAGATTAGTCCCGTTCGTTAGGAAACGGCCGCTCGTTTGTCACGCCGCCATCATCAATCGCCGTGTGTCATTCGTCTTGGAGCCCGCGTGTAAACCGTGGCGGACGATTGCCGGGCCGGGCCATCTTTGTCGTCTGCCTGTGACAAATGTAATCCCTAAATAATCTGACAAGCGCTAACAGGTTTTCCCCACGCCGCTGTGGCACAAAATCAATAGTTCATCTTCTCAAGGCAGAGTAGCCATCTCCGGTTCCCCCCATAGCCTGTGTTCagaatccactttttttttgtcgtcgTACGAAATGAGTGTTGGCCTTTTGTTGTAGTCTGGAATGTCTATCTCAATTGACTCTAGAAGAATGCCAATGTTGTCACGAAGcggtgaatggttttccgcACGGCGCCGACATATTCCATTCCTGGTGGgggcccgccccgccccgcttcAAAAACTTGTTTTGGGCGTCGTTGGCAGCCGATCTCCTCATCATTCTCCTCCCGGATCGCAACAAAGGGATTTTGGACGGGCCCGCTACATCCAGAGTAACGTCGGAAGCGAACTGCGGCCCGAGTGTTCTTCTGACAAGCCCGCCGCGAATCCCTTCTTGCCGTTTGGGGAGTCGGGAAGGAGCCAAACCATTCCCAACGCAGCCTTTGTTGACATGTGTTGGAAAAGAATCACAAGTTCAGGTGGTGCCAAGTTTATGGTGGTGCCAACGCGCGCAAACAAACGACGACATgcgtcaaacacacacacacactcacacgcattGGCACACACTAACACCCCCGGAAGGACACATTctcacaacacaaaaaaaacacacacacaagttagACGTAGGCATCTGTCTTGGTTTTCTGGGTCAAAACTTGACGAGCTCACAAAGtctttgaagttttttttaagcCCCCATACTACTTTGGAAAAGTACTCCATCGCTAAAGTACTTTGACAATTACTTTGTAGAAAGTAGTAAACATCAAAGCGTCCTCAGCGGCTCCGTCGCATCGTTCCAAACGAGGCCCTCGCTCGCTAGCGAGCTTCACCTCACTTTCGGCACGTTAGCCTCGTCCATGGTGCCACCTTTAGCTTCTTGCCTTAAGCGTTGACACGTTAGCGTCTTTGTGTTAGTTTCGACAAATGATTTTAGTTTGGGGAAAACGAGGCCAAGCGCGTGTGAACCGGGAGGGATTACTGCTGCGCATGTTGCCTGATTGAAGAGAAATTGTCTTGCAGATTTGGGGGACGGcgtcgggagggagggagggagggagggagggagggagggagggagggggcgggcgGACGCTCGGGTGGCCGCATGGCGCTCTCAGCATTGGCGCACTCGCAGCTGCAGGCAAGGGGATTAAAATACCCGCGTTACGCAAGTCCCGACAAGGAAAACACAGCTGCTTTGACCATGACGAGCCGCCCGCCGTTTTTCCCGTCCGACACCCGCGGCCAATGGGCCAGTGAGCCTTTGTTTGCTCGTCCACATTTGGCCTCCTTTCAACGTCTTCTCCAACCTCCCAGAAGCGTCACTCTCAGTTCCCCTGACTCTCGAAGGCAGCACGTgctccccccccgcccccagccCCCCTTCCCCAGAGCACAAAAGTCCCGAAGGCCCCGGTCGGCGCTGTCCGCATCGTTTGCCATTCGCCGGCACTTGACGGCAACGTCGAGGCGgcttcctgtctgtctgtctgtcgcgTCGCCGGACTGGCATTTGCCGCTTCTTCCTTCAGCCGTGGCTTTTGTTGACGTGAATGAAGGACGAATCTTCCGATTGACGGAAGTGGTCGTTTGACTTTTGGGCCGGTCCCAAAATGGCGGTGACCGTTTGCGCCACGTCGAAGCAGACGTTTGCGACTGTCTCCTTTGGACCAAACATGGGCAGAATATTGACCGTCGTTCAGACAAGGCCAAGTTGGACAGCCTCTGTTCGCTCCTCGGGTCATTGCTTCATTTGCTGACGCATTTGTCGGCTCGTTGACGGATAGCGTCTCGGCTCAGTTCGTCTCCTCTCCTCTTTTATTTGGCCCTGGCTTGGTTCAttgtttggcatggcagctgcgtTCACCGTTTCTTGAACTGCTTTACGAGTTGTCGGACTTGTCAGAATCTCGCCGCTGATGGAAGGACGACGACTGCTGACGTCATCACCTTTTCTGGTGGCTGTGTTCAGTAAGGCGCGTGCGCGTGCTAAGCGCCTGAGCCCCTCCTACTTTGGCGCCGGTCCAAATGGGAACACGTCAGTCACGTGGGTGGAGGCGGCAGGCGTGCAGGCAGATGTGCTTTCTTTCTGTCTCGCTTTCGCCGCTGCACAACTTtggcgaccgaccgaccgaccgagtgGCTCACTTGTGCTAGAACCTTGTCACCTTTCCCCGCCATCCATCGCgaggaggcgggcgggcggccgggCGCGCCTCTCGCCTCGGGTGGGCGGTGCGCTGACGCGCGTGTCCGCGGCGCGTCACCGCCAGCTGGATGTGCAGACGCGTGGTGGACTTGTGGTCACGCCGGCAGAAGGACaggaaggaggaggacgaggaggttcgcttgaggacggacggacggacggacggagggacAGGGAGGGAGAGGAGCGATCGCCAGGCAGGCAGCCGGCTGGCCGCAGACAACAACACTCCTCCACCTGCCCGCACCCGCCCCGCCCCCCGCGGTGCCCACCAACACTCCAAGTGGTGCCCGTGAACGCAACATACGCTCTCCCCCATGAGCGCAACAACTTGTCTTCTTTTTCTCCCTCTCTTTTCTTCCTGTTCTGGGAACGATGTAAGGGCAAAATGTTTGTCCTCCAGGTGAGTGAGTTGACTCGATTGATTGCCGCGTGCACACGTGAGCTCGCTCGCTTGCGCTTTTGTCCCGCTGCttgcttgcgtgcgtgcgtgcgtgcgtgcgtgcgtgtccccAAAGTGCGTCAGCGTAGCGTGTCGGCGTCATTGACAAGCAAAAGATTGTCCAGAGGTGAGCAAAGGGAAAGAAAGGCTCTCCCCAACTTTCTTTCTGACGAAACAATCTTGCGCAGCTTTGTTGGGATGCAGCGAGGGCAGCCAGCGGTCTCGCGATAGAGAGCAGGTCTCGCGCAATCAAATGAGCTTTTGACACACGGGCGAATGGTCGGTCACGAAAGGTCGCCTTTGCTGACCATCATCTGTCATGGTGTTCAGTGAACTTTCCAACGTAGCGCTCAAgtcctgtgctgtgctgtgctgtgctgcgctgcgctgcgctgctttTGGACTTTTCGGATGACACGAAGCCGGCTTCATCGGAGCCCACAACACGCGCTCGctggacaaacaaacaaacaaaacgctATCGTTCTCGTCATAACGTCGGTTCGGGTTCCTGTTTGGATGGAAACGTTCCCGTGGGCATCTGCCGGTCGCAATGTTCCAGTCTGAACCTCAGAGACACTCTGCGCTTAGGATCTTGCGGTGGGGATATTCAGATGTTCAGATCACCACGTCACGCTCCAAAGTTGTGACAGCTCTTTGAATGGCGAGGTTCCGCTCGGGATTTTCCCGTCCCGCCGATGTTTCCGCACGCTCATCCGGGTGGCACCAAAGCCATCTGAGATGAAAGCGCAGCTGCGATCTGCTTGGAAAAACATTGGACACGAGAGCTGACAGACGGCGGCGCACCGAGGCACGCCTCGGCGTGACCTTGACACGTCCTCCCCGTGTCACGCCGTGTTGTTCCAGCTAGTTTGACGCAGGGAGGCCCACATGCAAAACAAAAGGAGCGTTCCCAATCTACGGAAACAATTTCCCGAGCAAAAGGTCAGCCCGCGCCAAAGTGCCCGTCGGGCCTCGCTCGGCCCGACTTTCCGCCGTTGTGACACCGTTTGCGTGCGTTTCTGCAGATGTGCGCCGCCTTCTTGGTCTTCCTGCCGCCGGGTCGCCAGGCCGATTTGACGTGCGACGCCATCCTCGCGGCGGCCGCTGACTCCTCCTTGTCCGGTAAGAATTTCCGTTGGACTCCATTCCCGACAGATGCGCTTGCCTCTTCTTTTTCCATCAATGGAttaagatttgttcaaaagaagcgTGACTTGGGTGGCTTTGACGTCTCAAAGGGTGTTTTAAGTCAacgccggctggccggccgcctccctccctccctccctccttccggcCTGGTGTTGTCGAAGGCGAGGCCCGTGGACACGAGCGCCTTGGTCTTTTCTGCGGTGGCGCTCGTGTGGCCGCGGGGGACCCCTGTCAGCGTCGCTTAGCGTTGCCCTTAAACGCGCGCACGGGCACATGGTGTTTTGAACATTCATTCGCTAACCTTGAAAGGCGCACGTATTGGAACGCTCCTTGGCCCGAGCGCGCTTGCGTCGTGCAGGGACAAAACCGGCCCACATCTAGCCTCCTTTCTCTTTGCAGGACAATGGCTGGAATCGTCCTCCTGGAACGAGACACAGAGCAACGGCAGCGTCGCACAGAGCAGCGGCAGCGTCGCACCGAGCGGTGGGCCAACGACGCGCcggctgcgcgcgcgcgcacgcgagCGAGCGCAAGCTAAGCCGGCCCGGCGCCGCTCGTCTTGCAGTTGCGGACGCGTACTGCGAGGCGTCGCTGGACGGCATCGGCACCTGCTGGCCCCGCAGCCCCGCCGCTCACGTGGTGTCCAGACCTTGTCCCGAGATGTTCTACGGCGTCCGCTACAACACCACCAGTAAGAACAGCGCCACCTAGAGCACGTGCCACCATCAAAGGCATCTTCAAACAACTCGCACAGACAAAGAGAAACGTTGCGGCGCGCCCGCGGGCTCGCGTGTGTTTGTCTTTGTTTGCACAAATTAGCTTGAGCGTTCAAATTGGCCAAAAGACAGAAAGGGGAACAAAAATGAGGACGcacgggggcggcggcggcgacacgTGCTCGGACACGTGATGATGTCAACGGTTTATGCCCATGTCGTGGCTTAGTGACGTCTCCGTGGCCTCCGCGGCTTtcttcttgttgttgttttgttttgccgcTCCAGGCGTCGTCCTTTCTCATGGCGGCAGCCGAGCGAGCGTATGCGCAAGGCCGCTAATTAGCCTAAGCGTGGCCATTTTCTCACCTCgtgttgacatttaaaaaaaacaacacacaacatCAATGTGAATCTCATCAAAGTCGGAGGAGGGCAGACGGGCTCGGCTAACGGCTAATTCATCTGTCGGCGTCGGGACGATTGCGCGCGCTCAGCCGTCGGGCGTGGCCGATCTTCTTCCTTAGCGTGTTAAGGAGGCTAAAGCATCCGTTGGCGTGGCTGGTGTCGGCATGTTCGGCGGCAAGGTCGCGCGGACATTTGGGAAGATATCGatagccgcccgcccgcccgcccgggtGGCGTTATTGATTGTGGAGTATTTTTAAGCGCTCTATTCTTAACTCTCGGTTAATTATTCATATTTGCTGAATATTTAACGAGGCCGGAAGCCGGGTCACGTGACTCCTCTGCCATCTCTGTCGACATTAGTCACCTTTTGCTGGCTGGTAATAATTGCACAAGCGCACACGGGCAGGCAGGCGCTTGCTGCATTTGCTCGCCAACGTCGGGGTCTTCTCGTTGGCGCTTTGGCGATGGATGGCATTTTCCAAAAGTCCCGATGCTCTCGTGGGGATCTCCGGTTCCCATCGTCATAGGCTCACGGGATGACGTGCCAGAGCGCAAACCGGGCCGAAGATGATCACGCTTTGGTTTCCTTCTAAATAGATCTTGTCCATTGTGTGCGGCGTTCCATGAATCATCCCACCCGAATCGGGTTGGATTTCCAAAATTAGATTCCGACAAATCCCGGACTTATCCGGCCGGCTCTGTTGCCTTGTACGTTTGCCGCTTCTGCTTTTGTTGACTTTTCTTCCTTTGATTTTTGGTCCCATTCCAGAAGCATGTCCGACATTCTCCACCGCTCAATGTTTTGCCTCCTGACGCACGCAGTTGGCCCACCAGCCAAACCAAAGCAACGCACCTCACCGCTCCACTTACGTGATGGGCTcaacttgccccccccccccccccactcccctgCCAGCCCCATTGTGTGCACCCCCCCCATGACTCACACTGCTGATTTGCGCACGTCAAGATGGAGCTGCGAGTGTGGGGGGTTGTTCTCCGACTAATAAACCTCCGCACCGGCAGTCAATTCCCTGTGGCGCGCTAGGAAT contains these protein-coding regions:
- the LOC125991642 gene encoding antigen peptide transporter 2, which produces MSCAVLCGFLLLLLLVDAALTWSLWHGLLGGAAAAEQWPRAWAAAALKWALLHAVVHAAAVAKNQRAVLGRLATLLVLLPTVLQRGLEPPGLGALLQVALCSGLSCLCWEAGFGGGGGSAPESQPAPDAGLLLTRLLGYLRPNQLSLMAGFGVITLAVACDTLVPLLQGTVTDVLRDGALDSAFYSALGTLVFFSAGSCLFSGLRSRFFKMAHACLNKRLKVALFRSLLAQEVLFFQENDPGSLCSRLHSDVNKMGLTVGLNANAVLRSSVKTVLMLAAMLYLSRPLTALACIEIPVMAALQRRQVRCHKESKEQKQDSLARLKELSHQSLGGIRSVQSFRGQSHEAQRFHRELGRLRDINVRDGRHKAVFKLLSRFGSLATKVAMLLAARSLVSGGRLSTGTLLTFFLFRKPMSHNLKEIFVCYGDTLATLGIISKVFSYLDRQPKCRPAGQLAPEALRGQVVFRNVTFGYPSVSPEKPALKDVSMVLEAGKVTALVGPSGSGKTSCAGLLKRLYEPQRGDILLDGRPLHAYGNAYLHGKVVAVPQNPVVLRGSLRYNVEYGLGPCRTEQLQEAAAKIKAERLLAKLDTAEAQADADEGGAHLSEGEKQSVALLRALLRQPRVLILDEATSQMDVHAQQAVLEEALRCGCTVLMVAHRLNCAERAHRIIFMEDGVVMEQGTHVQLMAKGGRYWQLRKELLDH